The Gemmatimonadota bacterium genomic interval CGGCTGCAACAAGTCCGAGCGTCCGCTTCACATTTCCTCCAGGTATTGGGGAGCACGACCGTGATGTAGCCCCGCAGGTCCGGCCTAGGCATCGTCCGCATCGTGGCGGTCGGATGTCGTTAGGCTCTCAGGCGCCGATTGGCGCAGGGCGGCCGTGGCCGCGACGTCCCGGGGGAGAGGCGCGCTATCCTACGTGCATCTGGACGCGCCGTCAATGCGGAGGTTTCGAATCGCGGAGCGAACCGGTGGAGAGACGAACATTTGCGACATGCGTCACAAGAAACCTGATGCGGTGGCGCCACGAAGCGGTCAAATCTGCAGGGCATCTTTGTGTCGCGGATATGCTCGGCGTGTGGAAAGAATCGCCCGCCACGCGCCGATACTTCCCGGGGAGACGCAGGCTCTGGCGACACCATCGGTGTCGTCCCGCGAAGTCCCCGCACCCGTCCCTCCATGCTCGGCGACCTCTTCAAGCGGTTCCGCTCGTCCGAACGGCCGGCTGTTGCAGCTGCCGGAGCCTCCACGGCGCGCCCGACCACGGCGGAGCGCACGCCGCCCTCGGCCGTGCCGACGGTGGCCCCGACGACGCTCCCCCCCGTGCCGCCTGACGCGGATGCACGCGAGATGCAGGGGTGGCTCGAGCTCGACGTGCGCACCCGCGTGGCCGAGTTGCACAACGTGCTCTCCCGCGAGGACCGTGAGACCGACGCGCCGCGCTTCCTGGACGCGCTGCTGGAGTCCTTTGACGCCGTGGTGCGCCAGCCGCCGCTGGCGGCGCAGCGCGCGCTCAGCGTCACGCGCGATACGAGCGCCCCGACGTCGCGCCTGGTCTCGCTGGTCGAAGGGGACCCCGGACTCGGCCAGGCGCTCCTGCGATACGCCAACTCGGCGTACTACGCCACCGGTGGGGGGCGCGTCGTGTCGCTGCACGGCGCCGTACAGCGTGTCGGGACCTCCGGCGTGCACAACGTCGTCCTCAAGACGATGGTCGACGGGCTCCTCTGCCGCCCGGGGAGCGCGTACCAGGACATGGTGAACCTGTCGTGGCAGCACATGGTGCGCGTCGCGCCGATCACGCGTGGGCTGGCGCCGGCGTTCCGCGCCGTGCCTGACGAGGCCTACGCGCTCGGGCTGCTGCACGACGTCGGGAAGCTCGTCGTCTTCGATCGCCTGGGCGAGCTGCGGAAGACACTGCGACGCGACGTCGCATTCCCGCTGCCCGTCATTGGCGTGGTGCTGCGCATGCTGCACGAGCCCCTGGGGGGGCTGGCGGCGCTGCAGTGGGGGCTGGGAGCCGGGGTCGCCCACGCCATCGCCACGCACCACCGCGCGCCGGTCCCCGAGATGTACGATCCGCGCTGCGAACTGTTGTTCTTCGCCGAACGACTCGACCTGGCGCGCTCGCGGGGACGACCGGTCGACCTGGAGCGCTGGTGGAAGGACGGCCTGATCGTCACGCCGTTCGATATCGTCGAGCGCGCCGTGGCCAACATCCCTGAGGACGCGGAGGAAGGGGCACCCGCCTGACGGCTCGCCGTCAGGGCCGGCGGTGGCCGGCTCGTCCGGTCTCCCGCGCCCCGTCTCCCGATCAGCTCAGGAGGATGGGGCGCGGTGGCGTCGGGGCTTCGCCGTCGGCGTGGACGGTGCGGTCGCGTGCCCACGTGCGCAGCGACCCTAACGACTCGGCCATCGTACGGGACAGCGGTCGCGTGGCCGACAGCTCGTGGGCGATCCGCGCCTGCGTGAGCGTACCCGCGTCGCTGAAGGCGTGATACTGCGCCGCGACGATGGCCTGCTCGATCTCGGCGCCGCTGAATCCGTCGGAGGCGGCGACCAGCGGATCGAGGGCGACTCCCTTGGGGTCGGTGCCGCGCTTGCGCAGGTGAATCTCGAAAATTGCCCGGCGAGAGGCGGCGCGCGGCAGGTCGACGAAGAAGACCTCGTCGAAGCGTCCCTTGCGGATGAACTCGGGGGGGAGCGTCGAGACGTCGTTGGCGGTGGCGACGACGAAGACGTCGCCGCGGCGGTCCTGCAACCACGAGAGAAACGAGCCGAAGACGCGCCGCGAGACGCCACCATCCTGCTCCCCGCCGGACGAGGCGAAGGCCTTCTCGATCTCGTCGATCCACAAGACGATGGGGGCCATGCGCTCGGCCGTGCGGAGGGCGCGCTTGAAGTTCTTCTCGCTGTCCCCGATGTACTTGTCGTACAGGAGCCCAGGGTCGAGGCGCAGCAGCGGGAGCGACCACTCGTTGGCCACCGACTTGGCGCAGAGGCTCTTGCCGCATCCGGGGACGCCGAGCAGGAGGATGCCCTTGGGGAACGGGAGGCCGAAGGCGGCGGCCCGTTCGGGGTCGAGGACCGCAGCGCGACGGCGGGCGAGCCACTCCTTGAGCCCCTCGAGCCCGGCCACCTGCGACATCCCCCCCTCGGTGGGCCAATACTCGAGGAGTCCATCCTGCTCGACGGCCTGCCGTTTGGCCTCCGTGACGCGCGGGATGTCGGCGGCGGTGAGGGCGCCGTCGGTCATGATCAAGCGGGTGAGGATCTTCTCGGCCTCGGTGAGCGACAGCCCGGCCAGGTTATGGAGTAGGCGGGCGCGATCGGAGGGGGTGAGGTCGACGCGGACCGGCATGCGGGCGGCGTGATCCCTCGTGACGCGCTCCATCAAGGCGCGGTAGTCCTCACCCTCGGGGGCGGGGACGGAGATGACGATTGCGTGCTGCCGCAGCGATTCGGGGAGGGTGACATCGCCCCCCGAGATAACGAGCGTCCCTCGGCGCGTGGCGAAGCGGTCGACCACGTCGTGCAGATGGGCGACGACGAGGGGATCCTCGAAATGGGCGCTGAGCGCGGGGAAGTGGTAGATCCCCGTCCCCTCGCGCTCGACGTGGCGTAGCGCGTCGGTCGGGAGGGCGGTGTCGTCGATGAAGGGGTCGGTCAATCCGCCGCCACGCCGAATCCCCTTGGACCGGCGCCATTCGAAGTAGTGCAGGGAGAGGCGGGAGGCGACGTGTCGCAGTGCCTCCTCCGCTCGCTCGTACTCCCAGGTGTCGAGTACCACGAGGGAGTAGCGTGAGCGAACGAGGAGTTCGAGTTCGTCGAGGAAGGCGGCGCGTGTCATGGGCGGTTCGTGACCTGATTCCCCTTATGACTGTCCGACGTGAGGGGCGTCACCCCGCCGACGGGGCGGGGGAGGCTTCCCAAAGCCCGATCGCCCGGTGTTAAACTTCCCGTCCCACATCTCTGGCCAACGTCGCATGCCGAAGTCGAGTCGTACCGCTGCCATCACCGGTGACCACGCCGCCATCGAAACGCCGCGCACGCAGGCCGATCGAATGTTTCGCGCGGCGCAGGAGTGCATCCGCCAGCGTCAACGTTATGCGCGTCTCGTCGAGCGTGCGGCGCACGAGGAGGAACAGCAGGGGGCGCTGCGCATCGCCTGCATCTGCGACG includes:
- a CDS encoding AAA family ATPase; protein product: MTRAAFLDELELLVRSRYSLVVLDTWEYERAEEALRHVASRLSLHYFEWRRSKGIRRGGGLTDPFIDDTALPTDALRHVEREGTGIYHFPALSAHFEDPLVVAHLHDVVDRFATRRGTLVISGGDVTLPESLRQHAIVISVPAPEGEDYRALMERVTRDHAARMPVRVDLTPSDRARLLHNLAGLSLTEAEKILTRLIMTDGALTAADIPRVTEAKRQAVEQDGLLEYWPTEGGMSQVAGLEGLKEWLARRRAAVLDPERAAAFGLPFPKGILLLGVPGCGKSLCAKSVANEWSLPLLRLDPGLLYDKYIGDSEKNFKRALRTAERMAPIVLWIDEIEKAFASSGGEQDGGVSRRVFGSFLSWLQDRRGDVFVVATANDVSTLPPEFIRKGRFDEVFFVDLPRAASRRAIFEIHLRKRGTDPKGVALDPLVAASDGFSGAEIEQAIVAAQYHAFSDAGTLTQARIAHELSATRPLSRTMAESLGSLRTWARDRTVHADGEAPTPPRPILLS
- a CDS encoding HDOD domain-containing protein — translated: MLGDLFKRFRSSERPAVAAAGASTARPTTAERTPPSAVPTVAPTTLPPVPPDADAREMQGWLELDVRTRVAELHNVLSREDRETDAPRFLDALLESFDAVVRQPPLAAQRALSVTRDTSAPTSRLVSLVEGDPGLGQALLRYANSAYYATGGGRVVSLHGAVQRVGTSGVHNVVLKTMVDGLLCRPGSAYQDMVNLSWQHMVRVAPITRGLAPAFRAVPDEAYALGLLHDVGKLVVFDRLGELRKTLRRDVAFPLPVIGVVLRMLHEPLGGLAALQWGLGAGVAHAIATHHRAPVPEMYDPRCELLFFAERLDLARSRGRPVDLERWWKDGLIVTPFDIVERAVANIPEDAEEGAPA